DNA sequence from the Devosia lacusdianchii genome:
TCTGGTGATCGTTCTCGTGCTCTGGCTGGTTCAGCGCCTGCCGATCGAGGCCCGCATCCGACAGATCATCCAGATCGTCGTGATCATCATCGGCATCATTTCACTGCTGAAATACCTCGCGGTCTTCTAGCCGCCGAGTTCATCCTCGACA
Encoded proteins:
- a CDS encoding Thivi_2564 family membrane protein, which codes for MGASVLISILITFLVIVLVLWLVQRLPIEARIRQIIQIVVIIIGIISLLKYLAVF